The following proteins come from a genomic window of Corallococcus sp. NCRR:
- a CDS encoding lysine 5,6-aminomutase subunit alpha: MSGPFIDDARIAQARKLADEIVNPIFDLIQRNTTVSNERTVLRFFGISGAGARGVPLANLMVDKLQSAGVLNRGAAYWYGRALQLGASSPLDAVERITALPTDKLGALSPEMEANLRDAVREEARAAMTELKARIAQRDALREQFPMSPAPHKYVIVATGNIYDDVDQARAAAQAGADVIAVIRSTAQSLLDYVPHGATTEGYGGTYATQENFRVMREALDDESRKLKRYIQLTNYSSGLCMSEIAFCAAYERLDMLLNDAMYGILFRDINMRRTFIDQYFSRRICALAGIIINTGEDNYITTADAYDAAHTVIASQFINECFAKRAGLKDWQLGIGHSYEIDPYRDDTLLLELSQAMLVRRCFPDAPLKYMPPTKHKETDIFFSHAYDVMADLVAIWTRQGIQLLGMMTEAMHTPLLADRYVALKSASYIHRAARGIDEEFTVREDGKIANRAREVFAKAEELLRECHTEGMVAAIGKGRFGDVKREETGGKGLDGVLEKAPDYFNPFLEMLEAS, encoded by the coding sequence ATGTCAGGCCCGTTCATCGACGACGCGCGGATTGCTCAGGCGCGCAAGCTGGCGGACGAGATCGTCAATCCGATCTTCGACCTCATCCAACGCAACACCACCGTCTCCAATGAGCGCACCGTGTTGCGCTTCTTTGGCATTTCCGGCGCGGGGGCGCGTGGCGTGCCCCTGGCCAACCTCATGGTGGACAAGCTGCAATCCGCCGGGGTGCTCAACCGGGGCGCCGCGTACTGGTACGGCCGCGCGCTGCAGCTGGGCGCCAGCAGTCCGCTGGACGCCGTGGAGCGCATCACCGCGCTGCCCACGGACAAGCTGGGCGCGCTGTCGCCAGAGATGGAGGCCAACCTGCGCGACGCCGTGCGCGAGGAGGCCCGCGCCGCGATGACGGAGCTCAAGGCCCGCATCGCCCAGCGCGACGCCCTGCGCGAGCAGTTCCCCATGTCCCCCGCGCCGCACAAGTACGTCATCGTCGCCACCGGCAACATCTACGACGACGTGGACCAGGCGCGTGCGGCGGCGCAGGCGGGCGCGGACGTCATCGCGGTCATCCGCTCCACGGCACAGTCGCTGCTGGACTACGTGCCCCACGGCGCGACGACGGAGGGCTACGGCGGCACCTACGCCACCCAGGAGAACTTCCGCGTGATGCGCGAGGCCCTGGATGACGAGAGCCGCAAGCTCAAGCGCTACATCCAGCTGACCAACTACTCGTCCGGCCTGTGCATGTCGGAGATCGCCTTCTGCGCGGCGTACGAGCGGCTGGACATGCTCCTCAACGACGCGATGTACGGCATCCTCTTCCGCGACATCAACATGCGGCGGACGTTCATCGACCAGTACTTCAGCCGCCGCATCTGCGCCCTGGCCGGCATCATCATCAACACCGGCGAGGACAACTACATCACCACCGCGGACGCGTACGACGCGGCCCACACCGTCATCGCCAGCCAGTTCATCAACGAGTGCTTCGCCAAGCGCGCGGGCCTCAAGGACTGGCAGCTGGGCATCGGGCACTCGTACGAGATCGACCCGTACCGCGACGACACACTGCTGCTGGAGCTGTCGCAGGCGATGCTGGTGCGCCGCTGCTTCCCGGACGCGCCGCTCAAGTACATGCCGCCCACGAAGCACAAGGAGACGGACATCTTCTTCAGCCACGCGTACGACGTGATGGCGGACCTGGTGGCCATCTGGACGCGGCAGGGCATCCAACTGCTGGGCATGATGACGGAGGCCATGCACACGCCGCTGCTCGCGGACCGGTACGTGGCGCTCAAGTCCGCGTCGTACATCCACCGCGCGGCCCGCGGCATCGACGAGGAGTTCACCGTCCGCGAGGACGGGAAGATCGCCAACCGCGCGCGAGAGGTCTTCGCCAAGGCGGAGGAGCTGCTGCGCGAGTGCCACACCGAGGGCATGGTGGCGGCCATCGGCAAGGGGCGCTTCGGCGACGTGAAGCGCGAGGAGACCGGTGGCAAGGGCCTGGACGGCGTGCTGGAGAAGGCGCCGGATTACTTCAACCCGTTCCTGGAAATGCTGGAGGCGTCATGA
- a CDS encoding OAM dimerization domain-containing protein translates to MVKPSKQIIRPYGDRRDDGMVQLSFTLPVPLSEKAKEAAAQFTKKMGFTDVKVAAAERAADQYTFFVVYARSNVTLDYAEIDVPEVVVRKMGFDDLNALIKEKVRRRIVVFGACTGTDTHTVGIDAILNMKGYAGDYGLERYPGFEAFNLGSQVPNEDLIKKATAKHADAILVSQVVTQRDVHKDNSRQFIDAAKAAGIHGKTLLLLGGPRVDHKLALELGFDAGFGPGTKPSDVANYIVHAVMKKEGTESADSHYQGEPS, encoded by the coding sequence ATGGTGAAGCCGAGCAAGCAGATCATCCGCCCCTACGGCGACCGTCGCGACGACGGCATGGTGCAGCTGTCGTTCACGCTGCCCGTGCCGCTGTCGGAGAAGGCCAAGGAGGCCGCCGCCCAGTTCACGAAGAAGATGGGCTTCACGGACGTGAAGGTGGCCGCCGCCGAGCGCGCGGCGGACCAGTACACGTTCTTCGTCGTCTACGCCCGCTCCAACGTGACGCTGGACTACGCGGAGATCGACGTGCCGGAGGTGGTGGTGCGCAAGATGGGGTTCGACGACCTCAACGCGCTCATCAAGGAGAAGGTCCGCCGGCGCATCGTCGTCTTCGGCGCGTGCACGGGCACGGACACGCACACGGTGGGCATCGACGCCATCCTCAACATGAAGGGCTACGCGGGCGACTACGGCCTGGAGCGCTACCCCGGCTTCGAGGCCTTCAACCTGGGCAGCCAGGTGCCCAACGAGGACCTGATCAAAAAGGCCACCGCGAAGCACGCGGACGCCATCCTCGTCTCGCAGGTCGTCACCCAGCGTGACGTGCACAAGGACAACTCGCGCCAGTTCATCGACGCGGCGAAGGCGGCGGGCATCCACGGCAAGACGCTGCTGCTGTTGGGCGGGCCGCGCGTGGACCACAAGCTGGCGCTGGAGCTGGGCTTCGACGCGGGCTTCGGGCCGGGCACCAAGCCGTCCGACGTGGCGAACTACATCGTGCACGCGGTGATGAAGAAGGAAGGCACGGAGTCCGCGGACTCCCACTACCAGGGGGAACCCTCGTGA